The Zingiber officinale cultivar Zhangliang chromosome 10A, Zo_v1.1, whole genome shotgun sequence genome contains a region encoding:
- the LOC122026117 gene encoding uncharacterized protein LOC122026117 produces the protein MVKLDGESAFHLSTHNELASESLKDSENQFSTIMHQNDITCEERTDLTEKIEKRSKALPLVTELEFSTNTQDKDGECIEPLYPVTPEKTGTVAVSSELFSDKTITHINLHEVIEGRDCQVIKDICVDDGLRSCEKNLCENTVVSEKLIRGSKSTEANSNDALSQKMADSSIQVQEETEPISVADSHAMDEKLLRGFTEIKEILDESNKISYGKVTLQQLFSLGELETDMQGIAPGGINDDKKSPHQKKTELVSNYSCGTSGRRSFYSLPFDVGDPCETSTDIENHGGIVKGNSRKKSFSATSVPIDISASKNDGVENNAPNDQLEIPSTSDFKPGAETEVISGTGMDEVIMNNAHNHSVSEITFYDPAAASDQRMFYHNNHGHSNFTDPSVSGPRGTSGHLAYSGSISLRSDSSTTSTRSFAFPVLQREWNTSPVKMAKASRSGCWGKRWWRKVVSL, from the exons ATGGTGAAACTAG ATGGTGAATCAGCCTTTCATCTGTCTACTCATAATGAACTTGCTTCAGAGTCCTTAAAGGATAGTGAGAATCAGTTCAGTACAATTATGCATCAAAATGATATCACATGTGAAGAACGAACTGATCTAACAGAAAAGATCGAAAAGAGAAGCAAAGCTTTACCACTAGTTACTGAACTTGAATTTTCAACTAATACACAAGATAAAGATGGAGAATGCATCGAACCTCTATATCCTGTCACTCCTGAAAAAACTGGAACAGTTGCAGTTAGCTCTGAGTTGTTTTCAGACAAAACTATCACTCATATTAATCTTCACGAGGTCATAGAAGGCAGAGATTGTCAAGTTATCAAAGATATATGTGTCGATGATGGTTTACGTTCCTGTGAGAAAAATTTGTGTGAAAACACTGTTGTTAGTGAAAAATTGATTCGTGGCTCCAAAAGTACTGAAGCAAATTCAAATGATGCTCTGAGTCAAAAGATGGCAGATAGTTCTATACAAGTTCAGGAAGAAACAGAGCCTATTTCTGTCGCTGATTCCCATGCCATGGATGAAAAGTTATTACGGGGCTTCACTGAAATCAAAGAAATTCTGGACGAAAGCAACAAGATATCCTATGGAAAGGTCACTTTGCAGCAGTTGTTTTCTCTTGGAGAGCTTGAAACAGATATGCAAGGCATTGCTCCAGGTGGGATCAATGATGATAAAAAAAGTCCACATCAGAAGAAAACTGAACTGGTATCAAACTACAGCTGTG GTACGAGTGGAAGAAGATCATTCTACAGCTTGCCATTTGATGTCGGCGATCCATGTGAAACTAGTACGGATATAGAAAATCACGGTGGCATTGTAAAAGGTAATTCGAGGAAGAAGTCCTTTTCAGCCACAAGTGTGCCTATTGATATCTCAGCTTCTAAAAATGATGGTGTTGAAAATAATGCTCCTAACGATCAGTTGGAAATACCAAGTACTTCTGATTTTAAGCCTGGAGCAGAAACGGAAGTAATAAGTGGAACAGGAATGGATGAAGTAATTATGAACAATGCTCACAATCATTCTGTATCTGAAATCACATTTTATGATCCTGCGGCCGCTTCTGATCAAAGAATGTTTTATCACAATAACCATGGACATTCGAACTTCACCGACCCTTCTGTATCTGGTCCCAGAGGAACTTCTGGGCACCTCGCTTATTCGGGTAGCATTTCTCTTCGGTCTGATAGCAGCACTACCAGCACCCGTTCCTTTGCATTCCCAGT ATTACAAAGAGAGTGGAACACTAGCCCTGTAAAAATGGCAAAGGCGAGCCGAAGCGGTTGTTGGGGGAAAAGATGGTGGAGAAAGGTTGTTTCATTGTAG